The following proteins are co-located in the Macadamia integrifolia cultivar HAES 741 chromosome 3, SCU_Mint_v3, whole genome shotgun sequence genome:
- the LOC122073275 gene encoding BTB/POZ and TAZ domain-containing protein 4-like → MTGMNCDGSPQADKRNSPEAPSLPDSVSSSYQRKALVVNRVPLRGYTCVLPAPQECWKHPLCEGYRADVSIHTDNSGVINAHASILGMAYPVMKSMLNHLEGRGCQKSIFIKGIPHRAVQVFIRFLYSSCYEQKEMNKYGLHLLVLSHAFVAPQLKKECEWQLEHNFLTKENVVDIFQLSLLCDAPRLSLFCRRLILKSFKVVSATEGWRVMKQSHPRLEKELLDSVVKADLKKQERTRRLPERKIYLQLYEAMEALVHICKDGCRTIGPHDKVLKGDQGLCSFEACRGLELLIRHFAGCKTRVPGGCIHCKRMWQVLKLHSSLCAKPDVCRVPLCRKFKERSQQQTRKDNMKWKILAKKILNEKSISGAPFFSLTNAVSA, encoded by the exons ATGACAGGGATGAACTGTGATGGATCCCCTCAAGCTGACAAGAGGAATTCCCCAGAGGCACCTTCATTGCCTGATTCAGTGAGTTCCAGTTATCAGCGAAAGGCATTGGTGGTAAATAGAGTACCGTTAAGGGGATACACCTGTGTTCTGCCTGCACCTCAGGAGTGTTGGAAACATCCACTCTGTGAAGGTTATAGAGCAGATGTTTCTATCCATACTGATAATAGTGGTGTCATTAATGCACATGCTAGCATTCTT GGGATGGCTTATCCTGTGATGAAGAGCATGTTGAACCATTTGGAAGGCCGTGGTTGTCAGAAATCCATCTTCATCAAGGGTATCCCTCATCGGGCAGTCCAAGTCTTCATTCGCTTCTTGTATTCTTCCTG CTATGAACAAAAAGAGATGAACAAATATGGCTTGCATTTGTTGGTGTTGTCACATGCTTTTGTGGCTCCCCAGCTGAAGAAAGAGTGTGAGTGGCAACTAGAGCACAATTTTCTCACAAAGGAGAACGTAGTTGACATCTTCCAGCTTTCACTTCTCTGTGATGCACCTCGACTTAGCCTCTTTTGTCGCCGTCTGATCCTAAAGAGCTTCAAGGTTGTTTCTGCAACTGAAGGGTGGAGAGTGATGAAGCAAAGCCACCCAAGGCTTGAAAAGGAACTGTTAGACTCGGTGGTCAAAGCTGATTTG aaaaaacaagaaaggaCAAGAAGACTTCCAGAGAGGAAGATATACTTGCAATTATATGAGGCAATGGAAGCCCTTGTTCATATTTGTAAAGATGGATGTCGAACTATTGGTCCCCATGACAAGGTTTTAAAAGGGGACCAGGGGCTTTGTAGTTTTGAAGCATGCAGGGGGCTAGAGTTGCTCATCCGTCACTTTGCAGGTTGCAAGACGCGGGTCCCTGGTGGTTGCATTCATTGCAAGAGAATGTGGCAGGTCCTGAAGCTGCATTCAAGTCTTTGTGCTAAGCCTGATGTGTGTAGGGTTCCATTGTGCAG GAAATTTAAGGAGAGATCTCAACAACAGACCAGGAAGGACAATATGAAGTGGAAAATATTGGCAAAAAAGATTCTGAATGAAAAGAGCATTTCTGGAGCCCCTTTCTTTTCATTGACAAATGCTGTCAGTGCTTGA
- the LOC122072612 gene encoding formin-like protein 6, which translates to MIDQLQRTAMKAPLLTLLLILSSILCLSRGALGIHNPGGSDGNRRVLHQPLYPVDSTPPPAGEPPPPVFPGPDEPFFPEVPTGQSPDQTQTSPPAPPANVSLPVTPATAAQPTSPTKKVAIAVSVGVVTLGMLSAFAFFLYRHRVRHPPESQKLIAVGDENNSQRFAQVPTGPASDFLYLGTMEPSDRRGGDAGAGVGEEPNGICGSPYHKLSSMRISELHRPSPELHPLPPLSRAPPCRTSPSPLPPPQAMSSDEETFYYTPQGSVAGNGNGNGNGNGNSSNGESPCVPASRLVWPKVSHRGSTATKSSSFGTSSLSSTSTPHSRRSSPKSRFSISSSPEVKRPVTYSSPPVPPPPPPLPPRARNNQPETPSPHNPLPVNDPSPQASKSPVTPPPPPPPPPAISAKVQSSETNIQVTPVRAFLRTEPQMSSSKVTTSTEKPASVAEVNQSGGSSSERLNGGGDTDGSNKPRLKPLHWDKVRATSDRAMVWDHLRSSSFQLNEDMIESLFGCNSTNSVHKEATRKSVLPPMERENRVLDPKKSQNIAILLRALNVTRDEVTEAILDGNSEALGAELLETLVKMAPTKEEELKLRDYSGDISKLGSAERFLKAVLDIPFSFKRVDAMLYRANFETEVKYLRKSFETLEAACEELKNSRLFLKLLEAVLRTGNRMNVGTNRGDATAFKLETLLKLVDVKGTDGKTTLLHFVVQEITKSEGAGSDPPLENLPNKMHPKVEEDFRKQGLQVVAGLGRELGNVKKAAGIDSDVLSSYVSKLEMGLDKVRLVLQYEKSNTQGKFFESMKRFLNEAEEEILGVKADERKALCLVKEVTEYFHGDAAKEEAHPFRIFVIVRDFLSVLDQVCKEVGKMQERKMAGSARSFRISANASLPVFKRFNVRHQQGSSDEESSSP; encoded by the exons ATGATAGATCAATTGCAGAGAACCGCCATGAAAGCTCCTCTTCTCACTCTATTGTTGATTCTATCGTCTATTCTATGCCTTTCAAGAGGAGCCCTAGGAATTCATAATCCGGGTGGTAGTGATGGTAACAGGAGAGTTCTGCATCAGCCATTGTATCCAGTGGACTCGACGCCTCCACCTGCAGGGGAGCCCCCTCCCCCGGTCTTCCCAGGGCCAGATGAGCCGTTTTTTCCTGAGGTCCCTACTGGGCAGAGTCCGGATCAGACTCAGACTAGTCCCCCAGCTCCACCTGCCAATGTCTCTTTGCCGGTTACGCCGGCGACGGCGGCGCAGCCGACCAGTCCGACTAAGAAAGTTGCAATTGCGGTATCTGTGGGGGTTGTGACGTTGGGTATGCTCTCGGCATTTGCCTTCTTTTTGTATCGACACAGGGTAAGACACCCACCTGAATCTCAGAAGCTTATTGCTGTTGGTGATGAGAACAACTCTCAGCGGTTCGCACAGGTGCCAACTGGACCAGCCTCTGATTTTCTCTACCTGGGAACTATGGAGCCTTCCGATCGTAGAGGGGGCGACGCCGGAGCCGGCGTCGGCGAGGAGCCAAATGGGATTTGTGGTTCGCCTTACCACAAGCTAAGCTCCATGCGAATATCAGAGCTGCACCGTCCTAGCCCAGAACTTCATCCCTTACCACCCCTGAGCAGGGCTCCACCGTGCAgaacttctccttctcctctgcCTCCACCTCAAGCCATGTCGTCTGACGAGGAGACTTTCTACTACACACCTCAGGGCTCAGTAGCtgggaatgggaatgggaatgggaatgggaatggTAATAGTAGTAATGGTGAGAGCCCTTGCGTACCTGCTTCGCGTCTGGTTTGGCCAAAGGTCAGTCATCGTGGGAGCACTGCCACTAAAAGTTCAAGTTTTGGTACtagttctctctcttccacttctaCTCCTCACTCTCGAAGGTCTTCTCCCAAATCGcgtttttcaatttcttcttctcctgaaGTCAAGCGTCCCGTTACATACTCTTCTCCTCCAGtgccaccaccgccaccaccacttCCGCCACGAGCTCGAAACAATCAACCCGAAACACCATCACCACACAATCCTCTGCCAGTTAATGATCCATCCCCGCAAGCATCTAAGTCTCCGGTTACACCTCCTccaccgccgccgccgccgccagCAATATCAGCGAAAGTACAATCTTCGGAAACAAATATCCAAGTAACACCGGTTCGTGCATTTCTCAGGACAGAGCCTCAAATGTCTAGCTCAAAGGTCACCACATCGACTGAGAAACCAGCGTCGGTTGCAGAGGTCAATCAGAGTGGTGGCAGTTCTTCGGAGCGGCTCAATGGGGGAGGTGATACAGATGGATCAAACAAGCCCAGGTTGAAACCCTTGCATTGGGATAAAGTACGGGCAACTTCGGATCGAGCCATGGTTTGGGACCACCTGAGATCGAGCTCATTTCA ATTGAATGAAGATATGATAGAAAGTCTTTTTGGCTGCAACTCCACAAATTCGGTTCATAAAGAAGCTACTAGAAAATCAGTTCTCCCTCCCATGGAAAGGGAGAACAGGGTTCTTGATCCTAAGAAGTCACAGAACATAGCAATACTTTTAAGAGCATTAAACGTAACACGAGATGAAGTGACTGAAGCAATTCTAGATG GTAATTCTGAAGCTTTAGGTGCGGAGCTTTTGGAAACTCTGGTGAAGATGGCcccaaccaaagaagaagaactaaagcTGAGAGACTATAGTGGGGACATATCAAAACTAGGGTCTGCAGAGAGATTTCTGAAGGCAGTGCTTGATATACCATTTTCCTTTAAACGAGTTGATGCAATGCTATACAGAGCCAATTTTGAGACAGAGGTGAAATACCTGAGGAAGTCTTTTGAAACCCTAGAG GCGGCATGTGAAGAGTTGAAGAACAGTCGGCTTTTCCTCAAACTCCTCGAAGCTGTACTTAGAACAGGGAACAGAATGAATGTTGGCACCAACCGTGGTGATGCAACAGCTTTTAAGCTCGAGACTCTGTTAAAACTAGTGGATGTCAAAGGAACAGATGGGAAGACAACTTTGCTCCACTTTGTGGTCCAAGAGATTACTAAATCTGAAGGTGCAGGTTCTGATCCTCCACTTGAGAATCTTCCAAATAAAATGCATCCAAAAGTGGAGGAGGATTTCAGAAAGCAAGGATTGCAGGTTGTCGCCGGACTGGGCAGAGAACTTGGAAATGTCAAAAAAGCAGCAGGTATAGACTCAGATGTTCTAAGCAGTTATGTATCAAAACTTGAAATGGGGCTTGATAAAGTCAGGTTAGTTCTACAATATGAGAAGTCAAATACACAAGGAAAATTCTTTGAGTCCATGAAGCGGTTTCTTAATGAGGCAGAAGAGGAGATCCTTGGGGTTAAGGCTGATGAAAGAAAAGCACTATGCCTTGTAAAGGAGGTCACAGAATATTTTCATGGAGATGCGGCGAAGGAGGAAGCCCATCCTTTCAGAATCTTTGTGATTGTAAGAGATTTCCTCTCGGTGTTGGATCAGGTATGCAAGGAAGTGGGGAAAATGCAGGAGAGAAAGATGGCGGGTTCTGCTAGATCCTTCCGGATATCTGCGAATGCTTCATTACCAGTTTTCAAAAGATTCAATGTAAGACATCAGCAAGGAAGTTCAGATGAAGAAAGCTCTTCTCCATAA
- the LOC122072904 gene encoding probable beta-D-xylosidase 5, producing the protein MKKYSHLFLPFCLSILLLSPFKTHQYACDNSVIDTSNLAFCNTSLPYEDRAKDLVSRLSLQEKVQQLVNTATGVSRLGVPGYEWWSEALHGVSNTGPGVHFNATVPGATSFPAVILSAATFNSSLWYEMGRVVSTEARAMYNFGLAGLTYWSPNVNVFRDPRWGRGQETPGEDPLVVSKYAVNYVRGLQEIAEEGKVRSDGHKPLKVASCCKHYTAYDLDNWKGVDRFHFDAKVTKQDLEDTFQPPFKSCVVEGGVSSVMCSYNRVNGVPTCADPDLLKGIIRGQWDLDGYIVSDCDSIEVFYNSIHYTSTPEDAVALALKAGLDMNCGSYLGKYTENAVKLGKVEESVVDQALINDYIVLMRLGFFDGDQTQLPFGKLGLSDICTNDHQILALEAAKQGIVLLDNDGTLPLSPNKTNSLAVIGPNGNATKVMISNYAGIPCGYISPLQGLQKYVSNVTYEPGCANVKCSDGSQIDAAAKAAATADAVVVIVGLDQSIEAEGLDRVNLTLPGQQESLVMNVASAATGPVVLVIMSAGPIDVSFAKNESKIVGILWVGYPGQFGGEALAQVIFGDYNPGGRSPVTWYPQEYVDKVPMTDMNMRANNTVNFPGRTYRFYTGPSLYQFGHGLSYSMFSKFVKSAPSNIRLPLKPSHGLDPLPIISSKWALNLAQSERMVGLENITCEALQFDVEIGVKNEGDMDGSDVALLFWKPPSPVVVNGSPKVQLIGFERVEVKRGKIQAVKLRVDVCKDLSVVDVEGKRKLILGQHTLLVGSPSEHQVKHYLYLRLPEENKGAISYV; encoded by the exons aTGAAGAAGTACAGTCACTTGTTCTTACCATTTTGCCTTTCAATACTCTTACTAAGCCCATTCAAAACCCACCAATATGCATGTGACAATAGTGTCATTGACACAAGCAATCTAGCCTTCTGCAACACTTCTTTACCTTACGAGGACAGGGCCAAGGACTTGGTGTCCCGGCTTAGCCTTCAAGAGAAGGTTCAGCAACTAGTGAACACGGCCACCGGTGTGTCGAGGCTAGGTGTGCCGGGATACGAATGGTGGTCAGAAGCACTTCATGGTGTATCCAACACTGGACCAGGTGTCCATTTCAATGCTACAGTACCCGGTGCCACTAGTTTCCCCGCTGTCATACTCTCGGCGGCGACGTTTAATTCTTCATTGTGGTATGAGATGGGGCGTGTGGTGTCAACGGAGGCTAGAGCTATGTACAACTTTGGGCTTGCAGGGTTAACGTATTGGAGTCCTAATGTGAATGTGTTTCGTGACCCAAGGTGGGGGAGAGGCCAAGAGACGCCAGGAGAGGACCCCTTGGTGGTGTCCAAATATGCAGTTAACTATGTGCGTGGGCTGCAGGAGATTGCCGAGGAGGGGAAGGTTAGGAGTGATGGGCATAAGCCTCTTAAGGTTGCTAGTTGTTGTAAGCATTACACTGCCTATGATTTGGATAATTGGAAAGGGGTTGATCGTTTTCACTTCGATGCTAAG GTAACGAAGCAAGACTTGGAGGATACATTTCAGCCACCATTCAAGAGCTGTGTAGTGGAGGGAGGGGTGAGCAGTGTTATGTGTTCATATAATAGGGTGAATGGGGTACCCACCTGTGCTGATCCGGACCTCCTCAAAGGTATCATCAGAGGTCAATGGGATTTGGATGG ATATATTGTTTCTGATTGCGACTCCATCGAGGTATTCTATAACTCCATCCACTACACTTCAACACCAGAAGATGCAGTTGCCTTGGCTCTGAAAGCAGGCCTAGACATGAACTGTGGGAGTTACCTAGGCAAGTACACAGAGAATGCAGTCAAGTTAGGAAAAGTTGAAGAATCAGTAGTAGACCAGGCCTTGATAAACGACTACATAGTCCTCATGAGGCTTGGCTTCTTTGATGGAGACCAAACCCAACTCCCATTTGGAAAACTTGGTCTCTCTGATATATGTACCAATGATCACCAAATTCTGGCCTTGGAAGCTGCTAAGCAAGGAATAGTCTTACTGGACAATGATGGTACCCTTCCTTTGTCCCCTAACAAGACCAACAGTTTAGCAGTTATAGGACCCAATGGTAATGCCACTAAGGTTATGATAAGCAACTATGCTGGTATCCCTTGTGGGTACATTAGCCCTTTACAAGGGCTACAGAAGTATGTCTCCAATGTGACTTATGAGCCGGGCTGTGCCAATGTGAAGTGCAGTGATGGGAGTCAGATTGATGCTGCTGCTAAGGCTGCAGCCACAGCTGATGCTGTAGTAGTTATTGTGGGACTTGATCAGTCAATTGAAGCTGAAGGTTTGGATAGAGTGAACTTGACTTTGCCAGGACAGCAAGAGAGCCTTGTGATGAATGTGGCAAGTGCGGCAACAGGGCCGGTAGTTCTTGTCATTATGTCTGCTGGTCCTATCGATGTATCTTTTGCAAAGAATGAGAGTAAGATTGTGGGGATCTTGTGGGTTGGCTACCCTGGTCAGTTTGGAGGAGAGGCTCTTGCACAAGTCATATTTGGAGATTATAATCCAG GTGGAAGGTCACCAGTAACATGGTACCCACAAGAGTACGTGGACAAGGTGCCTATGACAGATATGAACATGAGAGCTAACAACACAGTAAACTTCCCTGGAAGAACATACAGGTTCTACACAGGCCCAAGCCTCTACCAGTTTGGGCATGGGCTTAGCTACTCCATGTTCTCCAAATTTGTAAAATCAGCTCCTTCGAACATACGACTCCCACTAAAACCATCTCATGGGCTGGATCCACTTCCCATTATCTCTTCCAAATGGGCCTTAAACTTGGCCCAAAGTGAACGGATGGTGGGCTTGGAAAACATAACATGTGAGGCCCTTCAGTTTGATGTGGAGATAGGAGTGAAGAATGAGGGAGACATGGATGGATCAGATGTGGCGTTATTGTTTTGGAAGCCACCAAGTCCAGTGGTGGTGAATGGGTCTCCTAAAGTACAGTTGATTGGGTTTGAGAGGGTAGAGGTTAAGAGAGGAAAGATTCAGGCTGTGAAGTTGAGAGTGGATGTTTGTAAGGACCTTAGTGTGGTAGATGTTGAAGGGAAGAGGAAGTTGATCTTGGGACAGCATACACTGTTGGTTGGTTCCCCCAGTGAGCACCAAGTGAAGCATTATTTGTATCTCAGGTTGCCTGAAGAGAACAAGGGAGCTATCTCATATGTGTAG
- the LOC122073054 gene encoding activating signal cointegrator 1 complex subunit 2-like isoform X3: protein MEVSSLSFAVNCPYIIIYSCEGALFMPQHDWLHQPSTLLRSLSYQAILQEKKLLDLPKLLDICAVYGHDNEELTKLLVINSLKAQPKIHENLASVVSHFLNIVHTMHQRCSSSLEVLFSSGIHEDSRLYADFLEVMDFVNDAIASFSTFVNAYKPAAVFFSCPVETSYGNGELLTTLSRLHDSLLPSLQQGLRHMFTAQADTVQNLVGENQSNIASSFKMLSTRIVNFGWQLLDICYLSDEVFLGGLQFLASTKMFPANVEDPVIRGDILVQTFREIHGEVSNYSQENQRKGTFFQNIEKNYRMLNRLENLRGSGWIFMDEEQYQYLCRVVMPPSSKVVTREHNGPPLLTNKVQMDEDAAITESKISQIKDLFPEYGKGFLSACLEVYNQNSEEVIQRILDGTLHEDLQSLDISLENIPPPKSASSVGRNYKGKGALIEPAVLPSDGVVAAVKDTRGSSSSGSSFTGWYIRKSKDGLPDPSTLDLRNDKDLAKTSLLASQYEYEDEYDDSFDDLGLSLVDSGFEEPEILRDRISTTRGKSRGDETGISGSNPYGSKLNSQKQPQFYVKDGKNYSYKVSGSVAVGSAQEAAVVNQAQREMIHGLGRGGNVPLGAGRTLTGADEQPENQSETPETGGRGNMTHSRGRGRRGGGSNHYRKDRAMKKHFSGLGGY from the exons CCATTTTGCAGGAAAAGAAGCTACTTGACTTGCCAAAGTTGTTGGATATATGTGCTGTATATGGTCATGACAATGAGGAGCTAACTAAATTACTG GTTATTAATTCTCTGAAAGCGCAGCCAAAGATCCATGAAAATTTAGCATCTGTGGTATCTCATTTCCTGAACATTGTCCACACAATGCATCAACGTTGCAGCTCATCACTAGAG GTCTTATTTTCCTCTGGAATCCATGAAGACAGTCGACTTTATGCAGATTTCTTAGAG GTGATGGACTTTGTAAACGATGCAATTGCATCATTTTCTACTTTTGTTAATGCCTACAAACCTGCAGCTGTATTCTTCTCTTGTCCTGTTGAAACAag TTATGGAAACGGGGAACTACTCACTACCCTTTCAAGATTACACGATTCATTGCTTCCATCTTTACAACAGGGTTTGAGACATATGTTTACAGCTCAAGCAGATACAGTTCAGAACTTGGTTGGAGAAAACCAGTCCAATATTGCTAGTAGTTTCAAGATGTTATCAACAAGAATTGTTAACTTTGGTTGGCAATTACTGGATATCTGTTATCTTAGTGATGAAGTATTTCTAGGTGGCCTTCAGTTTCTGGCTTCAACAAAGATGTTTCCTGCCAATGTTGAGGATCCAGTAATAAGGGGAGATATTTTGGTTCAAACTTTTAGGGAGATACatggagaagtttcaaattATTCTCAAGAGAACCAGAGGAAAGGAACATTCTTTCAGAACATTGAAAAAAATTACAGAATGTTGAACAGACTTGAGAATCTACGTGGTAGTG gatggattttcatggatgAAGAACAATATCAATATTTATGCCGTGTTGTGATGCCTCCATCTTCAAAAGTTGTAACTAGAGAACACAACGGACCACCTTTACTCACAAACAAGGTGCAGATGGATGAAGATGCTGCAATTACTGAGTCCAAGATCAGTCAAATAAAAGATCTCTTCCCTGAATATGGCAAAGGATTCCTCTCTGCATGTCTTGAAGTTTACAATCAAAACTCAGAAGAGGTGATTCAGAGGATACTGGATGGAACTCTACATGAAGATTTACAGTCCCTAGATATTTCCCTAGAAAATATTCCACCACCCAAATCTGCATCTTCTGTGGGTAGGAATTATAAAGGAAAAGGGGCACTAATAGAGCCTGCAGTGTTGCCTTCTGATGGTGTGGTTGCTGCAGTGAAGGATACCAGGGGATCCTCATCTTCTGGTTCATCTTTCACTGGATGGTATATCAGGAAGTCCAAGGATGGTTTGCCTGACCCTAGCACCTTGGACTTGAGAAATGACAAGGATTTAGCTAAGACTTCACTTCTTGCATCGCAGTACGAGTATGAAGATGAATATGATGACTCATTTGATGACTTGGGTTTGAGTCTTGTGGATTCTGGATTTGAGGAGCCAGAGATACTTCGAGACAGGATCAGCACAACTCGGGGGAAATCTCGGGGAGATGAAACTGGAATCTCTGGCTCAAACCCGTATGGTTCTAAATTGAATTCTCAGAAGCAGCCCCAGTTTTATGTCAAGGATGGTAAGAACTATAGCTACAAAGTTTCTGGTTCTGTTGCGGTTGGAAGTGCTCAGGAAGCTGCAGTAGTAAATCAAGCGCAGAGAGAAATGATTCATGGTCTTGGCCGTGGTGGAAACGTTCCCCTCGGGGCTGGTAGAACACTGACCGGGGCTGATGAACAGCCGGAGAACCAGTCAGAGACTCCTGAGACAGGAGGGAGAGGGAATATGACACACTCAAggggcagaggaagaagaggaggtggTAGCAATCATTACAGAAAGGATAGAGCCATGAAGAAGCACTTCTCAGGACTAGGTGGCTACTAA
- the LOC122073054 gene encoding activating signal cointegrator 1 complex subunit 2-like isoform X4 yields the protein MEEKKLLDLPKLLDICAVYGHDNEELTKLLVINSLKAQPKIHENLASVVSHFLNIVHTMHQRCSSSLEVLFSSGIHEDSRLYADFLEVMDFVNDAIASFSTFVNAYKPAAVFFSCPVETSYGNGELLTTLSRLHDSLLPSLQQGLRHMFTAQADTVQNLVGENQSNIASSFKMLSTRIVNFGWQLLDICYLSDEVFLGGLQFLASTKMFPANVEDPVIRGDILVQTFREIHGEVSNYSQENQRKGTFFQNIEKNYRMLNRLENLRGSGWIFMDEEQYQYLCRVVMPPSSKVVTREHNGPPLLTNKVQMDEDAAITESKISQIKDLFPEYGKGFLSACLEVYNQNSEEVIQRILDGTLHEDLQSLDISLENIPPPKSASSVGRNYKGKGALIEPAVLPSDGVVAAVKDTRGSSSSGSSFTGWYIRKSKDGLPDPSTLDLRNDKDLAKTSLLASQYEYEDEYDDSFDDLGLSLVDSGFEEPEILRDRISTTRGKSRGDETGISGSNPYGSKLNSQKQPQFYVKDGKNYSYKVSGSVAVGSAQEAAVVNQAQREMIHGLGRGGNVPLGAGRTLTGADEQPENQSETPETGGRGNMTHSRGRGRRGGGSNHYRKDRAMKKHFSGLGGY from the exons GAAAAGAAGCTACTTGACTTGCCAAAGTTGTTGGATATATGTGCTGTATATGGTCATGACAATGAGGAGCTAACTAAATTACTG GTTATTAATTCTCTGAAAGCGCAGCCAAAGATCCATGAAAATTTAGCATCTGTGGTATCTCATTTCCTGAACATTGTCCACACAATGCATCAACGTTGCAGCTCATCACTAGAG GTCTTATTTTCCTCTGGAATCCATGAAGACAGTCGACTTTATGCAGATTTCTTAGAG GTGATGGACTTTGTAAACGATGCAATTGCATCATTTTCTACTTTTGTTAATGCCTACAAACCTGCAGCTGTATTCTTCTCTTGTCCTGTTGAAACAag TTATGGAAACGGGGAACTACTCACTACCCTTTCAAGATTACACGATTCATTGCTTCCATCTTTACAACAGGGTTTGAGACATATGTTTACAGCTCAAGCAGATACAGTTCAGAACTTGGTTGGAGAAAACCAGTCCAATATTGCTAGTAGTTTCAAGATGTTATCAACAAGAATTGTTAACTTTGGTTGGCAATTACTGGATATCTGTTATCTTAGTGATGAAGTATTTCTAGGTGGCCTTCAGTTTCTGGCTTCAACAAAGATGTTTCCTGCCAATGTTGAGGATCCAGTAATAAGGGGAGATATTTTGGTTCAAACTTTTAGGGAGATACatggagaagtttcaaattATTCTCAAGAGAACCAGAGGAAAGGAACATTCTTTCAGAACATTGAAAAAAATTACAGAATGTTGAACAGACTTGAGAATCTACGTGGTAGTG gatggattttcatggatgAAGAACAATATCAATATTTATGCCGTGTTGTGATGCCTCCATCTTCAAAAGTTGTAACTAGAGAACACAACGGACCACCTTTACTCACAAACAAGGTGCAGATGGATGAAGATGCTGCAATTACTGAGTCCAAGATCAGTCAAATAAAAGATCTCTTCCCTGAATATGGCAAAGGATTCCTCTCTGCATGTCTTGAAGTTTACAATCAAAACTCAGAAGAGGTGATTCAGAGGATACTGGATGGAACTCTACATGAAGATTTACAGTCCCTAGATATTTCCCTAGAAAATATTCCACCACCCAAATCTGCATCTTCTGTGGGTAGGAATTATAAAGGAAAAGGGGCACTAATAGAGCCTGCAGTGTTGCCTTCTGATGGTGTGGTTGCTGCAGTGAAGGATACCAGGGGATCCTCATCTTCTGGTTCATCTTTCACTGGATGGTATATCAGGAAGTCCAAGGATGGTTTGCCTGACCCTAGCACCTTGGACTTGAGAAATGACAAGGATTTAGCTAAGACTTCACTTCTTGCATCGCAGTACGAGTATGAAGATGAATATGATGACTCATTTGATGACTTGGGTTTGAGTCTTGTGGATTCTGGATTTGAGGAGCCAGAGATACTTCGAGACAGGATCAGCACAACTCGGGGGAAATCTCGGGGAGATGAAACTGGAATCTCTGGCTCAAACCCGTATGGTTCTAAATTGAATTCTCAGAAGCAGCCCCAGTTTTATGTCAAGGATGGTAAGAACTATAGCTACAAAGTTTCTGGTTCTGTTGCGGTTGGAAGTGCTCAGGAAGCTGCAGTAGTAAATCAAGCGCAGAGAGAAATGATTCATGGTCTTGGCCGTGGTGGAAACGTTCCCCTCGGGGCTGGTAGAACACTGACCGGGGCTGATGAACAGCCGGAGAACCAGTCAGAGACTCCTGAGACAGGAGGGAGAGGGAATATGACACACTCAAggggcagaggaagaagaggaggtggTAGCAATCATTACAGAAAGGATAGAGCCATGAAGAAGCACTTCTCAGGACTAGGTGGCTACTAA